Within the Leptotrichia sp. oral taxon 498 genome, the region AAACAGAGGTGAAAGAAAATGAGTAAAAAAATTACAGCTGATCCTGTAAGCAGCTTGTTTGGCAAAGGCGATTATAACGAGGCTTATGCAAAATATTTTAATGGGAAAACTTATCTAAAAACATTAGTTGAGCCGAATGACACTTCAAAAGTTGGTATTCATAATGTTGTTTTCGAGCCGGGAGTTATAAATAACTGGCATTCTCATTCAAATGGACAAATATTGTTGGTTACAGATGGGCATGGATGGTATCAAGAAGACGGGAAAGAAGCGATAGAATTACATCCAGGAGATGTTGTGAATATTCCTAAAAATGTTAAGCACTGACATGGAGCGGCAAAAGATAGTTGGTTTACGCATATTGCCTTGTCAGATGGCGGTTCGACTGAATGGTTTGGGATATTGTCAGAAGATGAATATGAAAAGTTGCCAAAAGCAGTGAATGCTAGATAATTAAATAATTAAAAAAAGTAAAATAAATAGTAAAAAGAAATAAAAATATAAAATTTCTTTCTAATATTAATTTGATTCGGTATAACTTAATGTTGAGAGGATTTCATTATAAATAAAATAAAAAATGAATGAGGATTTATGGAATTAAGAATTTTAAAATATTTTTTAATGGTTGCAAAAGAGGAAAATATAACAAAAGCGGCAAAATCACTTTATATCACACAACCGACATTATCACGACAATTGGCACAGCTCGAGGAAGA harbors:
- a CDS encoding cupin domain-containing protein — translated: MSKKITADPVSSLFGKGDYNEAYAKYFNGKTYLKTLVEPNDTSKVGIHNVVFEPGVINNWHSHSNGQILLVTDGHGWYQEDGKEAIELHPGDVVNIPKNVKH